One window from the genome of Candidatus Limnocylindrales bacterium encodes:
- a CDS encoding ABC transporter substrate-binding protein: MRSISYKLLFIPTSGRLILNFLFLGIIWLSSSIQAAEPKYGGTIIHGRGGDSVGLDPSHETDGESLNVARNIFDTLVRYKEESTEIEPALATSWEISPDGLVYTFKLRQGVKFHDGTPFNAEAVVFSFDRQLNPDKYPELKETGPYKYWLGMSMGDIVKSVEAVDEFTVRFTLKRREAPFLANLGMHFASIVSPTALKKLTVDFTRHPVGTGPFKFVEWIKDDRIVLEANPDYWDGRPYLDKVIFRAIPDNTTRLFELKSGTIDVMVFPNPEDIQLIEADPDFKVLRQPGMNIGYLAMHTEKKPFDKVKVRRAINHAINKKAIVDTIYEGLGTVAKNPLPPILWGYNDQIQDYAYDPNKAKELLKEAGYPDGFETTLWALPVPRPYNPNGQKVAEAIQADLQKVGIRTRIISYEWGTYLEKLEQGEHDMALFGWFGDNGDPDNFLYILLDKDSAKIPAQNIAFYKNDQVHELLIKAKETFDQKEREKLYQQAQVIIHEDAPWVPLAHSVVVTITKKTVHNYKIHPVGDWLYHKVWKD, encoded by the coding sequence ATGCGCTCAATTTCCTATAAATTACTATTCATTCCTACTTCTGGAAGGCTCATTTTAAACTTCCTCTTTCTTGGAATAATCTGGTTATCTTCGTCTATCCAGGCTGCAGAGCCTAAATACGGTGGAACAATTATTCATGGTCGCGGTGGGGACTCTGTGGGGCTGGACCCATCCCATGAAACAGATGGAGAATCTCTGAATGTAGCTCGAAATATTTTTGATACCCTGGTACGGTATAAAGAGGAGAGCACCGAAATAGAACCTGCATTGGCCACTTCCTGGGAGATTTCCCCGGATGGATTGGTGTATACTTTCAAATTGCGCCAGGGGGTTAAATTCCATGATGGCACCCCCTTTAATGCCGAGGCTGTGGTGTTTTCCTTTGATCGACAGCTTAACCCGGATAAATATCCTGAGCTTAAAGAAACCGGGCCCTATAAGTACTGGCTTGGAATGTCTATGGGAGATATTGTCAAGTCCGTTGAAGCTGTAGATGAGTTCACCGTTAGATTTACCCTCAAACGCCGGGAAGCCCCTTTCCTGGCTAATCTGGGGATGCACTTTGCGTCGATTGTGAGTCCTACGGCCTTAAAGAAACTTACCGTTGACTTTACTCGGCATCCGGTCGGTACCGGCCCTTTTAAATTTGTAGAATGGATTAAGGATGACCGGATCGTGTTGGAAGCCAATCCGGATTATTGGGATGGGCGCCCTTATTTAGACAAGGTCATTTTTCGTGCCATACCCGATAATACGACCCGATTATTTGAACTGAAATCTGGAACCATTGATGTCATGGTGTTCCCCAATCCAGAGGATATCCAGCTCATCGAAGCAGATCCTGATTTCAAGGTACTTCGACAACCGGGCATGAACATTGGATACCTGGCCATGCATACCGAAAAGAAACCCTTTGATAAGGTTAAGGTCCGTCGGGCCATCAATCATGCCATTAATAAAAAGGCAATTGTAGATACCATCTATGAAGGGCTGGGAACGGTAGCTAAAAATCCACTTCCACCTATTTTGTGGGGATACAACGATCAAATCCAGGATTATGCATACGACCCCAACAAAGCCAAAGAGTTATTAAAAGAAGCAGGCTATCCCGACGGATTTGAAACGACCTTATGGGCCCTGCCGGTACCCCGACCTTACAATCCTAATGGTCAAAAAGTTGCCGAGGCGATTCAGGCAGACCTCCAGAAGGTAGGGATTCGGACCAGGATTATCAGCTACGAATGGGGAACTTACCTGGAAAAGTTAGAGCAGGGCGAACATGATATGGCTTTGTTCGGTTGGTTTGGGGATAATGGGGATCCGGATAATTTTCTATATATCTTACTGGACAAAGATAGTGCAAAAATCCCGGCTCAAAATATTGCCTTCTACAAAAACGATCAGGTCCACGAGCTGCTCATCAAAGCTAAAGAAACCTTCGACCAGAAAGAGCGAGAAAAACTCTATCAACAGGCCCAGGTCATTATCCACGAAGATGCCCCCTGGGTTCCACTTGCACATTCGGTGGTCGTTACCATCACCAAAAAAACCGTCCATAACTATAAAATCCATCCGGTAGGAGACTGGCTTTATCACAAGGTTTGGAAAGATTAA
- a CDS encoding spermidine/putrescine ABC transporter substrate-binding protein: protein MRESLAVTASWVLAGKGATEFVPEVSAAEKVDKSKLSKELNVYNWFDYIGETTLADFEKEFGVKVNYDTYDSNDALLAKLQAGATGYDVIVPSDYMVRIMIKEGMLAPLDMGNIPNFKNIDPRFHKPPYDLENKYSVPYQWGTTGFAYNKKYIKEKLDSWSALFDERYKGKITMLNEARDVIGSVLKYLGYSVNSRKEEELAKAKELLIKQKPLIKAYTSDQAKPMLISEESWISHIYSGDAFAAASENEAIQYVIPKEGSTIWTDNMCIPQSAPHKYTAEVFINYVLRPEVGAGISNHTFFASPNAAALKYIKKEIKENPSVYPPPSILAKLEFIEDLGSEATQLWDKIWTEIKAA from the coding sequence TTGAGAGAAAGCTTAGCCGTGACCGCATCATGGGTTCTAGCCGGTAAAGGGGCAACTGAATTCGTTCCTGAGGTTTCAGCGGCCGAAAAGGTCGATAAAAGTAAGTTATCGAAGGAATTAAACGTTTATAACTGGTTTGATTATATTGGAGAAACCACCCTTGCCGACTTTGAAAAAGAGTTTGGGGTTAAGGTCAATTACGATACCTATGATAGTAATGATGCTCTTCTGGCGAAACTACAGGCCGGGGCTACGGGTTATGATGTAATTGTCCCCTCGGATTATATGGTTCGGATCATGATAAAAGAAGGAATGCTGGCTCCTTTAGACATGGGGAATATCCCTAATTTTAAAAATATTGATCCCCGGTTTCACAAACCTCCTTATGACCTCGAGAATAAGTACAGCGTTCCTTATCAATGGGGGACTACAGGGTTTGCCTATAACAAAAAATATATTAAAGAAAAGTTAGATAGCTGGAGTGCCCTTTTTGATGAAAGATATAAAGGTAAAATTACCATGCTGAACGAAGCCCGGGATGTAATCGGATCGGTTCTTAAGTATCTGGGCTACTCGGTGAATTCCAGGAAGGAAGAGGAGCTGGCTAAGGCTAAAGAACTTTTAATCAAACAGAAGCCTTTGATCAAGGCCTATACTTCAGATCAGGCTAAGCCGATGCTTATTTCGGAAGAGTCCTGGATCTCCCACATTTACAGTGGAGATGCCTTTGCGGCGGCTTCTGAGAATGAAGCCATTCAATATGTAATTCCGAAAGAAGGTTCTACCATCTGGACGGATAATATGTGTATTCCCCAGTCGGCTCCCCATAAATATACGGCCGAGGTTTTTATTAATTATGTTTTACGGCCCGAAGTAGGTGCCGGAATCTCAAATCATACTTTCTTTGCCTCTCCCAACGCGGCTGCTTTGAAGTATATCAAAAAGGAAATCAAAGAAAACCCCTCGGTTTATCCCCCACCTTCCATTCTGGCCAAGTTGGAGTTTATAGAAGATCTGGGAAGCGAGGCTACTCAACTCTGGGATAAAATCTGGACCGAGATCAAAGCCGCTTAA
- a CDS encoding chemotaxis protein CheW, whose protein sequence is MQCPQCHHENPEGAKFCKVCKTRLEISCPGCGHVNPPGSYFCNQCGFNLARLQNPTPNSAQFHQQSGKEVYSRLKAARAILEGGFVPTPEEKKKILRARARVLAQEPKEKEADGERIEVVKFLLAHENYGIESVYVREVHPLKELTPLPCTPPFVLGIINVRGQILSVIDLKKFFDLPAQEPTHLNKVIILHNHRIEFGILAEAVVGVQWIPLQDIQPSFSTLTGVREEYLKGVTRERLVILDAERILSDKSLIVHEEVE, encoded by the coding sequence ATGCAGTGTCCTCAATGCCATCATGAGAATCCTGAAGGGGCGAAGTTCTGTAAGGTCTGCAAAACCAGACTGGAAATTTCTTGCCCTGGGTGTGGGCATGTAAATCCACCAGGAAGCTATTTCTGTAACCAATGCGGTTTTAATCTGGCCCGGCTCCAGAATCCAACTCCCAACTCTGCTCAGTTCCATCAGCAATCCGGCAAGGAGGTCTACAGCCGTTTAAAGGCGGCTCGAGCGATCCTTGAAGGCGGATTCGTTCCAACCCCTGAGGAGAAGAAAAAAATCCTTAGAGCCAGAGCCAGGGTACTTGCACAGGAACCCAAAGAGAAGGAAGCAGATGGGGAACGTATAGAAGTTGTGAAGTTTCTCCTGGCCCATGAAAATTACGGAATTGAGTCGGTGTATGTTCGTGAAGTCCATCCCCTGAAAGAACTTACGCCATTACCCTGTACTCCACCCTTTGTTCTTGGCATCATCAATGTGCGGGGACAAATTCTTTCGGTCATCGACCTCAAGAAATTTTTTGATCTACCGGCACAGGAACCAACCCATCTCAACAAGGTCATCATCCTCCACAACCATAGGATAGAGTTCGGTATCCTCGCAGAGGCTGTTGTTGGAGTACAGTGGATTCCACTTCAGGATATCCAGCCGTCCTTTTCTACCCTTACGGGTGTTCGAGAAGAGTATCTCAAGGGTGTGACCAGGGAACGACTGGTGATTTTAGATGCAGAGAGAATTTTGTCAGACAAAAGCCTTATCGTACATGAGGAAGTTGAGTAG
- the speB gene encoding agmatinase has protein sequence MPLDFLGLPPEYSRFDTSKVIILPIPYEKTTTYIKGTDKGPEAILKASYQVELYDEELQVEPFQMGIHTSEPLCADQPEPEEMVERVRKEVARLVRQGKYVVGLGGEHSISIGIARAFADVFGTFTTVQIDAHTDLREEYEGSKYNHACIMKRILEVSPGVHIGIRSMCLEEAELVKEKNIPVISAREIYSNPHWIDKALSHIKTDRVFLTIDADGFDPSVIPGVGTPEPGGLLWYPALAFLRKLFEAKEVIGFDVTELCPIENQILSDFTCAKLVYKLIGYKYLTSNK, from the coding sequence ATGCCGTTAGATTTTCTCGGACTTCCTCCGGAGTATTCCCGGTTCGATACTTCCAAGGTGATTATATTACCAATCCCCTATGAAAAGACAACCACGTATATCAAAGGAACCGATAAAGGCCCAGAAGCAATTTTAAAAGCCTCCTATCAGGTGGAACTTTATGATGAAGAATTACAGGTCGAACCCTTTCAGATGGGTATTCATACTTCAGAACCCCTTTGCGCCGATCAACCCGAGCCGGAAGAAATGGTGGAAAGAGTCCGAAAAGAAGTAGCCAGACTGGTTCGGCAAGGAAAATATGTGGTGGGATTGGGAGGCGAGCACTCCATCAGTATCGGGATAGCTCGGGCTTTTGCCGATGTATTCGGTACTTTTACTACGGTTCAAATCGATGCCCACACGGATTTAAGGGAAGAATATGAAGGCTCTAAGTATAATCATGCCTGTATTATGAAGCGAATCCTGGAAGTTTCCCCCGGTGTACATATAGGTATCCGAAGCATGTGCCTGGAAGAAGCTGAGCTGGTAAAAGAGAAAAATATCCCGGTGATTTCTGCCAGGGAAATTTACTCAAACCCCCACTGGATAGACAAAGCACTCAGCCATATTAAAACAGATCGGGTATTCCTTACTATCGATGCCGATGGTTTCGATCCCTCTGTCATACCCGGCGTAGGAACTCCGGAGCCCGGGGGTTTACTCTGGTATCCGGCCCTGGCTTTTTTACGAAAGTTATTTGAAGCCAAAGAGGTGATAGGGTTTGATGTCACGGAGTTATGTCCTATAGAAAACCAGATCCTTTCAGATTTTACCTGTGCTAAGTTGGTATATAAATTGATCGGCTATAAATATTTAACAAGTAATAAATAA